Genomic DNA from Gemmatimonadales bacterium:
CCGGTGCCGGCGGCGTCGGGGACCAGGGCGTGCAGCCCGCCTGGCGCGGTCATCCGCTGGAGTTCGGCGAGCAGGATCCGTCGTTCGCCGGGCGACATCGACGCCAGCGTTCCCGCATCGACGATCACGAGCACGAAGTCGTCGCTCACGCACGGGAGCCACTTTCCGAACTGAACGCAGACCGCTTCGAACGACGACGACAGCGACTCGAGTGCAATCCGGTGTTCCGCCCGTTCGACGACACCGACGTCACGGTCGAGGAAGGTGACCACGCCGTCGTGGGCCGCGAGGAGGTACGCGCTCGACTCCGCCCCGCTGCCGACCACCAGCACCGGATCATCGGGTTCGAGACGTGGCGCCAGGGTCGCCGCGAGATGAGTGGCGTCGAGTCCCCAGTGGGTCGGGTCTCGCTGTGCGGCGCGACGCTTGGGATACGATTTGCGCCAGCTGTCGAAGGAGCGGATGCCGAGGCGCTTCTTGATGAACTCGTCGACTGCGGTCTGCGCGAGGACTTCGGTCAGCAGGAACTGCTCCTCGCCGCGCAGGTCGACCATCGCCTCATCGGCTTGGCGAAGGAGCTCTTCCCGCGAGATGGTGTTCTTGTAGTGCTCGATTCGATCCATGATGTACAGATCGTATTGCTGGCGCAGCGACCGGATCGGCCGGCGTTTGCGGGCTGGTGCGAGGACGTCCTGCGCCGAGAGCATCACGCAAAGTCGTGAATTGTCACGCCGCCGTCAATTGGCGCGGAGGAGGACGCCCTTGAGATATCCCGTCTCGGGAATCGTCACGACCTCCGGATGGTCGCGGCTCTGGCCCAGGATTCGTTCGAGCACGAAGCGCTGGCCGCTCTCCGCTGCCGCGCGGGCAATCATCTCGTGGAACCGCGGCCTCGACAGATGGAACGAGCAACTGGCGCTGAGCAGATAGCCGCCGGGTGCCACCAGCCGCATCGCACGTCGGTTGATCTCGTGGTAGCCGCGCAGCGCGGCCTCGAGATGACCACGGTTCTTGGCGAACGCCGGCGGATCGACCACCACCAGGTCGAAACGGCGACCGGCGCGAGCCCAGGTCGGGAGGAGGTCGAAGGCATCCCCCACGACCCAGTCGATCGAATCGACGTGATTGAGGCGGGCATTCTCCCGGCCCCGCTCGATCGCGTCGGCGCTGACGTCGAGTGCCGTGACCGACCGGGCCCGCTGCGCCAGGTGCAGCGCGAACGAACCATGGTACGCGAAGCAATCGAGGGCGGTCCCACCGTTGGGGACGGTGGTCGCTGCAAGTATCCGGTTTTCCCGCTGATCGAGAAACGCGCCGGTCTTCTGGCCAGTCCACGGCGCGGCAAGCCAGCGGACGTTGCCCTCGCGAATCTCCACGCGTTCGGGCACCGTCCCCGCCGCGACTTCCACTTCTTCGGACAACCCCTCCAGGCGGCGAACCGGTGTGTCGTGGCGCAACAGGATGCCGTCAGGTTCGAACACTGCGCCGAGTGCCTCGATGATCACATCGCGCACCGTTTCGAGCGCGGCCGAGAGGAGCTGCACCACCAGCCACCGGTCGTAGCGATCGACCACCAGCGCCGGGAGTCCGTCGCCTTCGGCGTGAACCGCTCGCCACGCATTGGCGTCGATTCCGGCGCGGGCGTCGCGGCATCTGGTGAACCGCTCACGCCACCACGCGCCGTCGATTGGCGCATCGCTGCGATCGAGGAGGCGCAGGCGGATCTCCGATCGGGGCGAGCAGAGCGCCTGGCCGAGGAACGTCCCACGTGCGTCGCGGACGGCGACAATGCCCGCGCCGTCGGGCGACGAGACCACGTCGCTGCGATAGATCCACGGATGTCCGCGGACCCATCGATCGGCCCCTCGCGACGAAACGGTGGCCCAGGGCACGCCGGTCAGTCCATCTTCCGTGTCATGCGCGACAATCTAGTGGCCGCTCTTCGCCTGATGCTGGTGACCGATGACCGGTTGCTGGCCGGACGCGATCCGGTCGTCGTGTGCGCGGCTGCCGTGACCGGCGGCGTAACGATGGTGCAGCTGCGCCTCAAGCTCGCCGCCGACCGGGAAATCGTCGCCGTCGGACGGCGCCTTCTCTCGGCTCTCACCGTCCCGCTGATCGTCAACGACCGCGTAGACCTGGCCCTCGCCATCGGCGCGGCCGGCGTCCATCTCGGCCCCGATGATCTCGCACCTGCGCTCGCTCGCCGGGTCGTTCCCCGCGGCTTCATCATCGGCGCGTCGGTCGGCGTGGACGGAGAAGCCGCTCGCGCCGCCGCCGCCGACTACTGGGGGATCGGCCCGCTGCGATCAACCGAGACGAAGGCCGACGCCGGCGCCGCGATCGGTTTCGCCGGCGCCAGCAAGATCCGCGAGGCGGCGGGGACGCGGCCGTCGGTGTTGATCGGGAATGTTCAGCCGAATGATGTCGCGGCTGCGTTGGATGCAGGATTCGCCGGTGTCGCGGTCGGCAGCGGGATCCTCGCCCACCCGGAGGTGACGGAAGGTGCGCGGCGCTACGCGGTCGAACTCGACCGGCGGCGTTAGTGGGGTGCGGCCGGCGCCAGGTAGCGCTTCACGTTGCGGAGATGGTCCTGGTAGCTGGTTGCGAAATGGCTCCGGCCCTGTCCATCTGCGACGAAATACAGGTACGGGACCTTGGGAGCATCGAGCACCGCCTCGATCGCGCCGCGTGACGGATTGTCGATCGGGCCCGGCGGCAGGCCGGGGTGCAGGTAGGTATTCCACGGCGAGTCGAACTGGTAGTCCGCTTCGCTCAGCCGACCCTTCCGCTGCCCGGTCTTGATCAGGTATCCGTACTCGATGGCGGGATCGGCCTGCAACGGCATCCCGAGCTTGAGGCGATTGCGATACACTGCCGCGATCAGCGCGCGATCGGAATCGCCGGCTGCCTCCGCCTCGACCAGGCTTGCGAGCGTGACAAGCTCGCGCCGGTCCATCCCCTCTCCACGGGCTCGCGCATCCCAGCCCGAATCCCAGCTGGCGCGCCGCGCGGCGGCAAAGCGGGTGATCACGGTTCGGGCACTGTCGAACTGGCCGAATTCGAATGTCTCGGGAAGGAGCCACCCTTCGGCGCTCGGGCCGTCGATGCCGAGCTGACGCAGCAGCGCCGAATCGCGCGCGGCGGCGAGGACGCTGTCGGTGGGGAGGTTGAGCGTGGTCGCGGCGGCGCGGGCGAGATCGAAGAGGGTGCCCCCTTTGGGGAGCGTGATCCGGAAGTGCATCGCGTCACCGCCGGCGAGTGCGTGCATCACCATCGTGAACGGCGCGTGGCGCGGCAGTTCATACACGCCCGCCTTGAGCGACCGATCCACGTGTGCCCACCGCGCCCGGATCCTGAACAGGGTTGCCGACCAGATCACGCCGTGCGCCTTGAGTGAATCGGCGGCGGCCCGCAGCGAGGAGCCTGGCGGGATCGGCACCCGCTCGGCCGTCTTCGATCCGCCGCAGGCGGCGAGCGCCGCGGCGAAGGTCGTCACGGCGACGCGACGCGATCTCACCTGCGTCCGTTCAGCCAGTGCTGCAGCATCGTCGCCGCGGCCGACGCGTCGACGCCGAGCGACGCCCCGGTGCCGGTCTCGCGCAATGTGCGCAGCGTGTCGGCCGTGGTGAAGCTTTCGTCGATCCACTCAACGGGAAGTGGCCGGCGCGCGCTCACGGAGCCCCCCATGTCGCGCGCGGCGATCGCCGCGGGGCCTTCGAGGCCGTTGTCATCGAGCGGCAACCCGACGACGAGCCCGACCGGTGATTCGCGATCGATGACGTCGAGGAGGTCGCGGAGCGGCAGGCGGCGCCCGGTCCGCCGGCGCACCGTCACGAGCGGCGTGGCGACCAGCTGCGTTTCGTCGCTGATCGCGACGCCGATGCGCGAGGTTCCCCAGTCGAGCGCCATGACGCGACCCGACGGCGGAATCACCGCCATCGGCCGATCACTGCGCCATCGTGGCGAAGAATTCCTTGTTGGACTTGGTGCGCTTCATCCGCTCCAGCAGGAATTCCATGGCTTCGACCACCGGCATGTCGGCCAGGAAGTTGCGGAGCAGGTAGACGCGGTTGAGCTCGTCCTTGTCGAGGAGCAGCTCTTCCTTGCGTGTGCCGGACTTGTTGATGTCGATCGCCGGGAAGACGCGGCGGTCGGCGAGCCGGCGGTCGAGGACCAGTTCCATGTTGCCGGTTCCCTTGAACTCCTCGAAGATCACTTCGTCCATCCGGGAGCCGGTGTCGATCAGCGCCGTGGCGACGATCGTCAGCGATCCGCCTCCCTCGATGTTGCGCGCCGCACCGAAGAAACGCTTCGGCTTCTGCAGGGCGTTGGCATCGACACCGCCGGAGAGGATCTTGCCCGAATGCGGCACGACGACGTTGTGCGCGCGGGCGAGCCGGGTGATCGAGTCGAGGAGGATGATCACGTCGCGCCCATGCTCCACCAGGCGCCGGGCCTTTTCGATCACCATGTCGGCGACCTGGACGTGGCGATCGGCAGGTTCGTCGAACGTCGACGCGATCACTTCCGCGGCGACGTTCTCCTGCATGTCGGTGACTTCTTCCGGGCGCTCGTCGATCAGCAGGACGATGAGGTAGCACTCCGGATGATTCTCGGTGATGGCGTTGGCGAGCTTCTGGAGGAGGATCGTCTTGCCGGCCTTCGGCTGCGCCACGATCAGGCCACGCTGTCCCTTGCCGATCGGTGACATGAGGTCGACGACGCGCATCGACAGGTCGTTGTTCTTCCGCTCCAGCCGGATGCGCTGATCGGGGTACCGCGGCTTGAGGTTATCGAATGCGATCCGCGACTTGGTCTTGTCGGGTTCTTCATAGTTGACGCTCTCCACCTTGAGGAGGGCGAGGTACCGTTCCCCCTCCTTCGGCGGCCGCACTTGCCCCATGATGGTGTCGCCGGTGCGCAGATCGAACCGCTTGATCTGGCTCGGGGAGACGTAAATGTCGTCCGGACCGTAGAGGTAATTCCAATCCTGCGAGCGAAGGAATCCATATCCTTCGGGGAGGATTTCGAGGACGCCCTCGCCGCGGATGACCGTGTCCTTGTCGAGCAGCGATTGCTCGATGCGGAAGATCAGGTCCTGCTTGCGGAGGCCGGAATAGTTGGTGATGTTGAGTTCCGCGGCGAGCGCATGCAATTCGGCCACGGACTTCTGCTTCAATTCAGCGATATCCACGGAGCACTCCGGATGGCGATGGCTGCCGCATTCGGTGCGACACGAAAGGCCGGGATGACTGGTCGTCTGGAATCAATGTGTCTGGCGTATGAGACTCGCGCGGAGCGCGTGGTTGGTGCGAAGGGATCGGGACCTGACGCGGGGTTACTGGAAGCGCCAGACAATACGGTAATCGCACGTCGGCGTCAAGTGATGGTGTGACCACGCCTGCAACGTATTACGCCACATGGCGCGAAATATCGCTGGCCGGGGATCGCGAGGTCATCGACGGGATCGTTGCCGACCGATACCTCGGCCCCTCCGCCGAACTTGCCGCGTTCCTCGACCGGTGGCCCGGCACCTGGTACTGGGGCGATGATGCGCGGACCCGCCTCGTCCTGATCCGGGGATCGGCCCCGGCCCGACCGGAGCGCTGGCTCTGGCACGGCGCGCTTCTTCTCCTGTTCATCGTCTGCACCCTGGGCGCGGGCGAGGTCGTCTCCGGCGCGATCCGACCCCCGGCCTATTCCGGAATCAGCGGTGCCCTGGCCGGCGCAGTCGATTTCGGACGCTTCGTGATTTCGGGAGGATGGCGGGTCCTGCTGCACGGCTGGGAGTTCGGGGTGCCGCTCCTCGGCATCCTGCTGGTGCACGAGCTGGGGCACTATTTCGCCGCCAAGCGATACAGCATCGACGTCTCGCCACCGTACTTCATCCCGGTTCCCCCGAACCTGTCGCCGATCGGCGGCCTCGGCGCCTTCATTCGCCTGCGAAGCCCGGTCTACGACCGGCGGCAGCTGCTCGATGTGGGCGCCGCGGGGCCGCTCGCGGGGTTCGTGATCGCGCTGGGCGTCCTGGTCTGGGGATTCACCATCTCCCACCGGTTCGACGTCGGAGCGACCGGCTCCCCGTCATTCATTCTCTTTGCGGGGAAGCCGATCCTGCTGGGTGACTCGATCCTCGTGCGCGGGCTCCGGAATTGGCTCGTACCCGGCACTGGATCGGTCCTCCTCTCGGCACCGGCATTTGCGGGATGGGTAGGGATGTTCATCACCGGTCTCAACCTGCTGCCGCTCTCCCAGCTCGACGGGGGACACGTATTGTATGGTGT
This window encodes:
- the mltG gene encoding endolytic transglycosylase MltG, whose protein sequence is MRSRRVAVTTFAAALAACGGSKTAERVPIPPGSSLRAAADSLKAHGVIWSATLFRIRARWAHVDRSLKAGVYELPRHAPFTMVMHALAGGDAMHFRITLPKGGTLFDLARAAATTLNLPTDSVLAAARDSALLRQLGIDGPSAEGWLLPETFEFGQFDSARTVITRFAAARRASWDSGWDARARGEGMDRRELVTLASLVEAEAAGDSDRALIAAVYRNRLKLGMPLQADPAIEYGYLIKTGQRKGRLSEADYQFDSPWNTYLHPGLPPGPIDNPSRGAIEAVLDAPKVPYLYFVADGQGRSHFATSYQDHLRNVKRYLAPAAPH
- the ruvX gene encoding Holliday junction resolvase RuvX; translation: MAVIPPSGRVMALDWGTSRIGVAISDETQLVATPLVTVRRRTGRRLPLRDLLDVIDRESPVGLVVGLPLDDNGLEGPAAIAARDMGGSVSARRPLPVEWIDESFTTADTLRTLRETGTGASLGVDASAAATMLQHWLNGRR
- a CDS encoding class I SAM-dependent rRNA methyltransferase, with translation MPWATVSSRGADRWVRGHPWIYRSDVVSSPDGAGIVAVRDARGTFLGQALCSPRSEIRLRLLDRSDAPIDGAWWRERFTRCRDARAGIDANAWRAVHAEGDGLPALVVDRYDRWLVVQLLSAALETVRDVIIEALGAVFEPDGILLRHDTPVRRLEGLSEEVEVAAGTVPERVEIREGNVRWLAAPWTGQKTGAFLDQRENRILAATTVPNGGTALDCFAYHGSFALHLAQRARSVTALDVSADAIERGRENARLNHVDSIDWVVGDAFDLLPTWARAGRRFDLVVVDPPAFAKNRGHLEAALRGYHEINRRAMRLVAPGGYLLSASCSFHLSRPRFHEMIARAAAESGQRFVLERILGQSRDHPEVVTIPETGYLKGVLLRAN
- a CDS encoding site-2 protease family protein, with translation MTTPATYYATWREISLAGDREVIDGIVADRYLGPSAELAAFLDRWPGTWYWGDDARTRLVLIRGSAPARPERWLWHGALLLLFIVCTLGAGEVVSGAIRPPAYSGISGALAGAVDFGRFVISGGWRVLLHGWEFGVPLLGILLVHELGHYFAAKRYSIDVSPPYFIPVPPNLSPIGGLGAFIRLRSPVYDRRQLLDVGAAGPLAGFVIALGVLVWGFTISHRFDVGATGSPSFILFAGKPILLGDSILVRGLRNWLVPGTGSVLLSAPAFAGWVGMFITGLNLLPLSQLDGGHVLYGVAGKAQRPVAIVVAAALVVLGTRAPMWYLWAGLTFVIGGGRWSHPDVVIPSRPVTRYGRWIALASLAVLILTFVPVPFRN
- the rho gene encoding transcription termination factor Rho → MDIAELKQKSVAELHALAAELNITNYSGLRKQDLIFRIEQSLLDKDTVIRGEGVLEILPEGYGFLRSQDWNYLYGPDDIYVSPSQIKRFDLRTGDTIMGQVRPPKEGERYLALLKVESVNYEEPDKTKSRIAFDNLKPRYPDQRIRLERKNNDLSMRVVDLMSPIGKGQRGLIVAQPKAGKTILLQKLANAITENHPECYLIVLLIDERPEEVTDMQENVAAEVIASTFDEPADRHVQVADMVIEKARRLVEHGRDVIILLDSITRLARAHNVVVPHSGKILSGGVDANALQKPKRFFGAARNIEGGGSLTIVATALIDTGSRMDEVIFEEFKGTGNMELVLDRRLADRRVFPAIDINKSGTRKEELLLDKDELNRVYLLRNFLADMPVVEAMEFLLERMKRTKSNKEFFATMAQ
- a CDS encoding thiamine phosphate synthase, with translation MRDNLVAALRLMLVTDDRLLAGRDPVVVCAAAVTGGVTMVQLRLKLAADREIVAVGRRLLSALTVPLIVNDRVDLALAIGAAGVHLGPDDLAPALARRVVPRGFIIGASVGVDGEAARAAAADYWGIGPLRSTETKADAGAAIGFAGASKIREAAGTRPSVLIGNVQPNDVAAALDAGFAGVAVGSGILAHPEVTEGARRYAVELDRRR